In Eupeodes corollae chromosome 3, idEupCoro1.1, whole genome shotgun sequence, a single genomic region encodes these proteins:
- the LOC129950826 gene encoding phospholipase A1-like, whose protein sequence is MSFLQITTLILVLAFHLVLVTSETDDCGHDLSTPTGLDKYIDFKFLGRVFRHIVPFLSTEVKMKFYLYKRAFPSCGQELRTDDDSMERSGFNASHQTRIIIHGWMSQSKNDLNRDIKDAYLSIGDFNVIIVDWSVISSSLNYLKVVKLIETFGGIVANFANHLHSTLGVDYDDIYLIGHSLGAQIAGSAGKQVKPAQFNTIFALDPAGPAFRFKDMDCRIDMTDAKYVESIQTSVNLGLLQPVGHASFFPNKGIYQKCLGYGCSHSRAYEFFAESITSSRGFWGSLCDETERKWSCPEEGKQYKMGGEPSQPKTGTFYVRTRATAPYALGRYHKYLYA, encoded by the exons atgAGTTTTCTACAAATTACAACTTTAATTCTAGTTTTAGCTTTTCATTTGG TTTTAGTCACAAGTGAGACTGATGATTGTGGCCATGACCTAAGCACTCCAACTGGCTTAGATAAATACATCGACTTCAAGTTTCTGGGCAGAGTTTTTCGACACATAGTTCCCTTCCTGAGTACAGAGGTCAAAATGAAGTTCTATCTGTATAAAAGAGCATTTCCATCTTGTGGACAAGAGCTTCGCACAGACGACGATTCAATGGAGAGGTCAGGTTTCAATGCTTCACATCAAACAAG AATAATCATTCACGGTTGGATGAGTCAAAGTAAAAACGATCTAAATCGTGACATAAAGGATGCTTACCTAAGCATCGGAGACTTCAATGTGATCATCGTCGATTGGAGTGTGATCTCAAGCTCGCTGAATTACCTCAAAGTCGTGAAGCTGATCGAGACCTTTGGCGGAATTGTGGCCAACTTTGCAAATCATCTTCATTCAACACTGGGTGTGGACTATGATGACATTTACCTGATTGGTCATAGTTTAGGGGCACAAATTGCTGGCAGTGCTGGGAAGCAAGTTAAACCTGCCCAGTTCAACACGATTTTCGCTCTCGATCCAGCTGGACCGGCATTTCGGTTCAAGGACATGGATTGCCGCATTGATATGACCGACGCCAAATACGTTGAGTCAATTCAGACAAGTGTGAATTTGGGGCTACTTCAACCAGTTGGCCATGCTTCGTTCTTCCCCAACAAGGGAATCTATCAGAAATGCTTAGGCTATGGCTGTTCACACAGCAGGGCGTATGAATTCTTCGCCGAGTCAATAACTAGTTCACGGGGATTTTGGGGATCGTTGTGCGATGAGACTGAAAGGAAATGGAGTTGCCCGGAGGAgggcaaacaatacaaaatgggTGGCGAGCCATCCCAACCTAAGACTGGTACTTTTTATGTTAGAACTAGGGCTACTGCTCCCTATGCTTTAGGGAGgtatcataaatatttatatgcttaa